The following proteins are encoded in a genomic region of Castor canadensis chromosome 19, mCasCan1.hap1v2, whole genome shotgun sequence:
- the Mpi gene encoding mannose-6-phosphate isomerase isoform X1: protein MGARNYTSREALRAGSRVLPGRAYVPETRFCAARMASQRVFPLSCVVQQYAWGKMGSNSEVACLLASSDPLAQISEDKPYAELWMGTHPRGDAKILDNHISQKTLGQWIAENQDCLGSKVKNTFNGKLPFLFKVLSVETALSIQAHPNKELAEKLHLQAPQHYPDDNHKPEMAIALTSFQGLCGFRPVEEIVTFLKKVPEFQLLIGDEAAAQLRESMSSDTQAVVSALRSCFSHLMRSEKKMVVEQLNLLVKRISQQVSAGNSMEDICGELLLQLHQQYPGDIGCFAIYFLNLLTLKPGEAMFLEANVPHAYLKGDCVECMACSDNTVRAGLTPKFIDVPTLCEMLSYTPSPSKDRLFPPTKSQEDPYLSIYDPPVPDFTVMKMEVPGSVTEYKVMALDSASILLMVQGTVTASTPTTQATIALQRGGVLFIGANERVSLKLTVPKDLLIFRACCLL, encoded by the exons atgggcgccaggaACTACACTTCCCGTGAGGCTCTGCGCGCAGGGTCGCGGGTGTTGCCGGGAAGGGCATACGTGCCCGAAACCAGGTTCTGTGCGGCCAGGATGGCTAGTCAGCGAG TGTTTCCACTTTCCTGTGTGGTGCAGCAGTATGCCTGGGGGAAGATGGGCTCCAACAGCGAAGTGGCGTGCCTGCTGGCCAGTAGTGACCCACTGGCCCAGATCTCAGAGGACAAGCCCTATGCAGAG CTGTGGATGGGGACTCATCCCCGGGGTGATGCTAAGATCCTTGATAATCACATCTCACAGAAGACCCTAGGCCAGTGGATTGCTGAAAACCAGGACTGCTTGGGCTCAAAGGTCAAAAACACTTTCAATGGCAAGCTTCCCTTCCTCTTCAAAGTGCTCTCAGTGGAAACAGCCCTGTCCATCCAGGCACATCCTAACAAG GAGCTGGCAGAGAAGCTGCACCTCCAGGCTCCACAGCACTACCCTGATGACAACCACAAGCCAGAGATGGCCATTGCCCTCACCTCCTTCCAGGGCTTGTGTGGCTTCCGGCCAGTTGAGGAGATTGTGACCTTTCTGAAGA AGGTGCCTGAGTTCCAGCTCCTGATTGGAGATGAGGCAGCAGCACAGCTGAGGGAGAGCATGAGCAGTGACACCCAGGCTGTGGTTTCTGCTCTGCGGAGCTGCTTCTCCCACCTGATGAGGAGTGAGAAGAAGATGGTGGTAGAACAGCTCAACCTGTTGGTGAAGCGGATCTCCCAGCAAG TGTCTGCCGGAAACAGCATGGAGGACATCTGCGGGGAGCTCTTGCTGCAGCTGCATCAGCAGTACCCAGGTGATATCGGGTGTTTTGCCATCTACTTCCTGAACCTGCTCACCCTGAAGCCGGGAGAGGCCATGTTTCTGGAGGCAAATGTGCCCCATGCCTACCTGAAGGGAG ACTGTGTGGAGTGCATGGCGTGTTCGGACAACACAGTGCGTGCTGGCCTGACACCCAAGTTCATCGATGTGCCAACCCTGTGTGAAATGCtcagctatacccccagccccagCAAAGACAGGCTCTTCCCCCCAACAAAGAGCCAGGAAGACCCCTACCTCTCCATCTATGACCCTCCTGTACCAGACTTCACTGTTATGAAAATGGAG GTCCCTGGTTCTGTCACTGAATACAAGGTCATGGCACTGGACTCTGCCAGCATCCTCCTGATGGTGCAAGGGACAGTGACAGCCAGTACACCCACCACCCAGGCGACCATTGCTCTGCAGCGTGGTGGGGTGCTCTTCATTGGGGCCAATGAGCGTGTGTCACTAAAGCTTACTGTGCCCAAAGACCTGCTGATATTCCGGGCCTGCTGTCTGCTGTAG
- the Mpi gene encoding mannose-6-phosphate isomerase isoform X2: MGARNYTSREALRAGSRVLPGRAYVPETRFCAARMASQRVFPLSCVVQQYAWGKMGSNSEVACLLASSDPLAQISEDKPYAELWMGTHPRGDAKILDNHISQKTLGQWIAENQDCLGSKVKNTFNGKLPFLFKVLSVETALSIQAHPNKELAEKLHLQAPQHYPDDNHKPEMAIALTSFQGLCGFRPVEEIVTFLKKVPEFQLLIGDEAAAQLRESMSSDTQAVVSALRSCFSHLMRSEKKMVVEQLNLLVKRISQQVSAGNSMEDICGELLLQLHQQYPGDIGCFAIYFLNLLTLKPGEAMFLEANVPHAYLKGDCVECMACSDNTVRAGLTPKFIDVPTLCEMLSYTPSPSKDRLFPPTKSQEDPYLSIYDPPVPDFTVMKMEDLAHLSQARILSGL, from the exons atgggcgccaggaACTACACTTCCCGTGAGGCTCTGCGCGCAGGGTCGCGGGTGTTGCCGGGAAGGGCATACGTGCCCGAAACCAGGTTCTGTGCGGCCAGGATGGCTAGTCAGCGAG TGTTTCCACTTTCCTGTGTGGTGCAGCAGTATGCCTGGGGGAAGATGGGCTCCAACAGCGAAGTGGCGTGCCTGCTGGCCAGTAGTGACCCACTGGCCCAGATCTCAGAGGACAAGCCCTATGCAGAG CTGTGGATGGGGACTCATCCCCGGGGTGATGCTAAGATCCTTGATAATCACATCTCACAGAAGACCCTAGGCCAGTGGATTGCTGAAAACCAGGACTGCTTGGGCTCAAAGGTCAAAAACACTTTCAATGGCAAGCTTCCCTTCCTCTTCAAAGTGCTCTCAGTGGAAACAGCCCTGTCCATCCAGGCACATCCTAACAAG GAGCTGGCAGAGAAGCTGCACCTCCAGGCTCCACAGCACTACCCTGATGACAACCACAAGCCAGAGATGGCCATTGCCCTCACCTCCTTCCAGGGCTTGTGTGGCTTCCGGCCAGTTGAGGAGATTGTGACCTTTCTGAAGA AGGTGCCTGAGTTCCAGCTCCTGATTGGAGATGAGGCAGCAGCACAGCTGAGGGAGAGCATGAGCAGTGACACCCAGGCTGTGGTTTCTGCTCTGCGGAGCTGCTTCTCCCACCTGATGAGGAGTGAGAAGAAGATGGTGGTAGAACAGCTCAACCTGTTGGTGAAGCGGATCTCCCAGCAAG TGTCTGCCGGAAACAGCATGGAGGACATCTGCGGGGAGCTCTTGCTGCAGCTGCATCAGCAGTACCCAGGTGATATCGGGTGTTTTGCCATCTACTTCCTGAACCTGCTCACCCTGAAGCCGGGAGAGGCCATGTTTCTGGAGGCAAATGTGCCCCATGCCTACCTGAAGGGAG ACTGTGTGGAGTGCATGGCGTGTTCGGACAACACAGTGCGTGCTGGCCTGACACCCAAGTTCATCGATGTGCCAACCCTGTGTGAAATGCtcagctatacccccagccccagCAAAGACAGGCTCTTCCCCCCAACAAAGAGCCAGGAAGACCCCTACCTCTCCATCTATGACCCTCCTGTACCAGACTTCACTGTTATGAAAATGGAG gaccttgcacatctGAGCCAGGCTCGAATCCTCTCAGGATTGTAG
- the Mpi gene encoding mannose-6-phosphate isomerase isoform X3 — protein sequence MGARNYTSREALRAGSRVLPGRAYVPETRFCAARMASQRVFPLSCVVQQYAWGKMGSNSEVACLLASSDPLAQISEDKPYAELWMGTHPRGDAKILDNHISQKTLGQWIAENQDCLGSKVKNTFNGKLPFLFKVLSVETALSIQAHPNKELAEKLHLQAPQHYPDDNHKPEMAIALTSFQGLCGFRPVEEIVTFLKKVPEFQLLIGDEAAAQLRESMSSDTQAVVSALRSCFSHLMRSEKKMVVEQLNLLVKRISQQVSAGNSMEDICGELLLQLHQQYPGDIGCFAIYFLNLLTLKPGEAMFLEANVPHAYLKGDCVECMACSDNTVRAGLTPKFIDVPTLCEMLSYTPSPSKDRLFPPTKSQEDPYLSIYDPPVPDFTVMKMESWGLNPEPHTC from the exons atgggcgccaggaACTACACTTCCCGTGAGGCTCTGCGCGCAGGGTCGCGGGTGTTGCCGGGAAGGGCATACGTGCCCGAAACCAGGTTCTGTGCGGCCAGGATGGCTAGTCAGCGAG TGTTTCCACTTTCCTGTGTGGTGCAGCAGTATGCCTGGGGGAAGATGGGCTCCAACAGCGAAGTGGCGTGCCTGCTGGCCAGTAGTGACCCACTGGCCCAGATCTCAGAGGACAAGCCCTATGCAGAG CTGTGGATGGGGACTCATCCCCGGGGTGATGCTAAGATCCTTGATAATCACATCTCACAGAAGACCCTAGGCCAGTGGATTGCTGAAAACCAGGACTGCTTGGGCTCAAAGGTCAAAAACACTTTCAATGGCAAGCTTCCCTTCCTCTTCAAAGTGCTCTCAGTGGAAACAGCCCTGTCCATCCAGGCACATCCTAACAAG GAGCTGGCAGAGAAGCTGCACCTCCAGGCTCCACAGCACTACCCTGATGACAACCACAAGCCAGAGATGGCCATTGCCCTCACCTCCTTCCAGGGCTTGTGTGGCTTCCGGCCAGTTGAGGAGATTGTGACCTTTCTGAAGA AGGTGCCTGAGTTCCAGCTCCTGATTGGAGATGAGGCAGCAGCACAGCTGAGGGAGAGCATGAGCAGTGACACCCAGGCTGTGGTTTCTGCTCTGCGGAGCTGCTTCTCCCACCTGATGAGGAGTGAGAAGAAGATGGTGGTAGAACAGCTCAACCTGTTGGTGAAGCGGATCTCCCAGCAAG TGTCTGCCGGAAACAGCATGGAGGACATCTGCGGGGAGCTCTTGCTGCAGCTGCATCAGCAGTACCCAGGTGATATCGGGTGTTTTGCCATCTACTTCCTGAACCTGCTCACCCTGAAGCCGGGAGAGGCCATGTTTCTGGAGGCAAATGTGCCCCATGCCTACCTGAAGGGAG ACTGTGTGGAGTGCATGGCGTGTTCGGACAACACAGTGCGTGCTGGCCTGACACCCAAGTTCATCGATGTGCCAACCCTGTGTGAAATGCtcagctatacccccagccccagCAAAGACAGGCTCTTCCCCCCAACAAAGAGCCAGGAAGACCCCTACCTCTCCATCTATGACCCTCCTGTACCAGACTTCACTGTTATGAAAATGGAG agctggggattgaacccagaacctcacacatgctag
- the Mpi gene encoding mannose-6-phosphate isomerase isoform X4, with product MGARNYTSREALRAGSRVLPGRAYVPETRFCAARMASQRVFPLSCVVQQYAWGKMGSNSEVACLLASSDPLAQISEDKPYAELWMGTHPRGDAKILDNHISQKTLGQWIAENQDCLGSKVKNTFNGKLPFLFKVLSVETALSIQAHPNKELAEKLHLQAPQHYPDDNHKPEMAIALTSFQGLCGFRPVEEIVTFLKKVPEFQLLIGDEAAAQLRESMSSDTQAVVSALRSCFSHLMRSEKKMVVEQLNLLVKRISQQVSAGNSMEDICGELLLQLHQQYPGDIGCFAIYFLNLLTLKPGEAMFLEANVPHAYLKGDCVECMACSDNTVRAGLTPKFIDVPTLCEMLSYTPSPSKDRLFPPTKSQEDPYLSIYDPPVPDFTVMKMEF from the exons atgggcgccaggaACTACACTTCCCGTGAGGCTCTGCGCGCAGGGTCGCGGGTGTTGCCGGGAAGGGCATACGTGCCCGAAACCAGGTTCTGTGCGGCCAGGATGGCTAGTCAGCGAG TGTTTCCACTTTCCTGTGTGGTGCAGCAGTATGCCTGGGGGAAGATGGGCTCCAACAGCGAAGTGGCGTGCCTGCTGGCCAGTAGTGACCCACTGGCCCAGATCTCAGAGGACAAGCCCTATGCAGAG CTGTGGATGGGGACTCATCCCCGGGGTGATGCTAAGATCCTTGATAATCACATCTCACAGAAGACCCTAGGCCAGTGGATTGCTGAAAACCAGGACTGCTTGGGCTCAAAGGTCAAAAACACTTTCAATGGCAAGCTTCCCTTCCTCTTCAAAGTGCTCTCAGTGGAAACAGCCCTGTCCATCCAGGCACATCCTAACAAG GAGCTGGCAGAGAAGCTGCACCTCCAGGCTCCACAGCACTACCCTGATGACAACCACAAGCCAGAGATGGCCATTGCCCTCACCTCCTTCCAGGGCTTGTGTGGCTTCCGGCCAGTTGAGGAGATTGTGACCTTTCTGAAGA AGGTGCCTGAGTTCCAGCTCCTGATTGGAGATGAGGCAGCAGCACAGCTGAGGGAGAGCATGAGCAGTGACACCCAGGCTGTGGTTTCTGCTCTGCGGAGCTGCTTCTCCCACCTGATGAGGAGTGAGAAGAAGATGGTGGTAGAACAGCTCAACCTGTTGGTGAAGCGGATCTCCCAGCAAG TGTCTGCCGGAAACAGCATGGAGGACATCTGCGGGGAGCTCTTGCTGCAGCTGCATCAGCAGTACCCAGGTGATATCGGGTGTTTTGCCATCTACTTCCTGAACCTGCTCACCCTGAAGCCGGGAGAGGCCATGTTTCTGGAGGCAAATGTGCCCCATGCCTACCTGAAGGGAG ACTGTGTGGAGTGCATGGCGTGTTCGGACAACACAGTGCGTGCTGGCCTGACACCCAAGTTCATCGATGTGCCAACCCTGTGTGAAATGCtcagctatacccccagccccagCAAAGACAGGCTCTTCCCCCCAACAAAGAGCCAGGAAGACCCCTACCTCTCCATCTATGACCCTCCTGTACCAGACTTCACTGTTATGAAAATGGAG TTTTAG
- the Fam219b gene encoding protein FAM219B isoform X2 — protein sequence MAAAELGGRAVRASTPGPGVPDRAAGAARPPSGRSGSGALRPGERIPATVEKRGPYMVTRAPSIQAKLQKHRDLAKAVLRRKGMLGAAPPRPDPSGKRSVKFNKGYTALSQSPDENLVSLDSDSDGELESRYSSGYSSAEVNQDVSRQLLQDGYHLDEIPDDEDLDLIPPKPMASSTCSCCWCCLGNSSCTLQ from the exons ATGGCGGCCGCTGAGCTTGGCGGGCGTGCGGTGCGGGCCTCCACCCCGGGACCCGGGGTCCCGGACCGCGCGGCCGGAGCTGCACGGCCGCCCTCCGGGCGGAGCGGAAGCGGAGCCCTCCGGCCGGGGGAGCGCATCCCCGCGACCGTGGAGAAGCGGGGGCCGTACATGGTGACGCGCGCGCCTTCCATTCAGGCTAAGCTGC AGAAGCACCGGGACCTGGCCAAGGCCGTGCTGCGGAGAAAAGGCATGCTGGGGGCCGCGCCGCCCCGCCCCGACCCTTCAGGGAAAAG GTCAGTGAAGTTTAACAAGGGCTATACTGCTCTTAGCCAAAGCCCGGATGAAAACCTGGTGTCCCTTGACTCGGACAG TGATGGGGAGCTGGAATCCAGATACTCCTCCGGGTATTCCTCTGCAGAG GTAAACCAGGATGTGAGCCGGCAGCTGCTACAGGATGGATATCACCTGGATGAGATTCCAGATGACGAGGACTTGGACCTCATTCCCCCTAAGCCTATGGCCTCCTCCACGTGCTCCTGCTGCTGGTGCTGCCTTGGGAACTCTTCCTGTACCCTACAGTAG
- the Fam219b gene encoding protein FAM219B isoform X1 gives MAAAELGGRAVRASTPGPGVPDRAAGAARPPSGRSGSGALRPGERIPATVEKRGPYMVTRAPSIQAKLQKHRDLAKAVLRRKGMLGAAPPRPDPSGKRSVKFNKGYTALSQSPDENLVSLDSDSDGELESRYSSGYSSAEQVNQDVSRQLLQDGYHLDEIPDDEDLDLIPPKPMASSTCSCCWCCLGNSSCTLQ, from the exons ATGGCGGCCGCTGAGCTTGGCGGGCGTGCGGTGCGGGCCTCCACCCCGGGACCCGGGGTCCCGGACCGCGCGGCCGGAGCTGCACGGCCGCCCTCCGGGCGGAGCGGAAGCGGAGCCCTCCGGCCGGGGGAGCGCATCCCCGCGACCGTGGAGAAGCGGGGGCCGTACATGGTGACGCGCGCGCCTTCCATTCAGGCTAAGCTGC AGAAGCACCGGGACCTGGCCAAGGCCGTGCTGCGGAGAAAAGGCATGCTGGGGGCCGCGCCGCCCCGCCCCGACCCTTCAGGGAAAAG GTCAGTGAAGTTTAACAAGGGCTATACTGCTCTTAGCCAAAGCCCGGATGAAAACCTGGTGTCCCTTGACTCGGACAG TGATGGGGAGCTGGAATCCAGATACTCCTCCGGGTATTCCTCTGCAGAG CAGGTAAACCAGGATGTGAGCCGGCAGCTGCTACAGGATGGATATCACCTGGATGAGATTCCAGATGACGAGGACTTGGACCTCATTCCCCCTAAGCCTATGGCCTCCTCCACGTGCTCCTGCTGCTGGTGCTGCCTTGGGAACTCTTCCTGTACCCTACAGTAG
- the Fam219b gene encoding protein FAM219B isoform X4, whose amino-acid sequence MAAAELGGRAVRASTPGPGVPDRAAGAARPPSGRSGSGALRPGERIPATVEKRGPYMVTRAPSIQAKLQKHRDLAKAVLRRKGMLGAAPPRPDPSGKRSVKFNKGYTALSQSPDENLVSLDSDSR is encoded by the exons ATGGCGGCCGCTGAGCTTGGCGGGCGTGCGGTGCGGGCCTCCACCCCGGGACCCGGGGTCCCGGACCGCGCGGCCGGAGCTGCACGGCCGCCCTCCGGGCGGAGCGGAAGCGGAGCCCTCCGGCCGGGGGAGCGCATCCCCGCGACCGTGGAGAAGCGGGGGCCGTACATGGTGACGCGCGCGCCTTCCATTCAGGCTAAGCTGC AGAAGCACCGGGACCTGGCCAAGGCCGTGCTGCGGAGAAAAGGCATGCTGGGGGCCGCGCCGCCCCGCCCCGACCCTTCAGGGAAAAG GTCAGTGAAGTTTAACAAGGGCTATACTGCTCTTAGCCAAAGCCCGGATGAAAACCTGGTGTCCCTTGACTCGGACAG CAGGTAA
- the Fam219b gene encoding protein FAM219B isoform X3 — MAAAELGGRAVRASTPGPGVPDRAAGAARPPSGRSGSGALRPGERIPATVEKRGPYMVTRAPSIQAKLQKHRDLAKAVLRRKGMLGAAPPRPDPSGKRSVKFNKGYTALSQSPDENLVSLDSDSDGELESRYSSGYSSAEASPERLSARGQAAGSITATAKCLFGACYVHSIVPDFCR; from the exons ATGGCGGCCGCTGAGCTTGGCGGGCGTGCGGTGCGGGCCTCCACCCCGGGACCCGGGGTCCCGGACCGCGCGGCCGGAGCTGCACGGCCGCCCTCCGGGCGGAGCGGAAGCGGAGCCCTCCGGCCGGGGGAGCGCATCCCCGCGACCGTGGAGAAGCGGGGGCCGTACATGGTGACGCGCGCGCCTTCCATTCAGGCTAAGCTGC AGAAGCACCGGGACCTGGCCAAGGCCGTGCTGCGGAGAAAAGGCATGCTGGGGGCCGCGCCGCCCCGCCCCGACCCTTCAGGGAAAAG GTCAGTGAAGTTTAACAAGGGCTATACTGCTCTTAGCCAAAGCCCGGATGAAAACCTGGTGTCCCTTGACTCGGACAG TGATGGGGAGCTGGAATCCAGATACTCCTCCGGGTATTCCTCTGCAGAGGCAAGTCCAGAGCGCCTTTCTGCGCGGGGCCAGGCTGCAGGCAGCATCACCGCCACTGCCAAATGCTTGTTTGGTGCCTGCTATGTGCACAGCATTGTACCAGACTTCTG CAGGTAA